One Mya arenaria isolate MELC-2E11 chromosome 7, ASM2691426v1 genomic window carries:
- the LOC128240029 gene encoding probable carboxypeptidase X1, producing the protein MSFIFLEILVLSLIATKAESKDNFRAKVYTGKEVKTTNSTTLGVSLIQCQNMCVLARRMGTSNICGYDKVSKTCFYSFDTEYDVLSTSEVTKVVLIPVEDACQSSEYLVNGMEPVSDDQITASSVFNEAHDTNGSRLHSVTTSSRVGAWVAGTADTNQYIQVQFNCPNHVIGVAMQGRPGPDPNSYVGVGCCYQRVTAYKLLYSGDCVNYLTIRDSSGSDVILDGNTDQETVVTSMLPSPVTALCVRINPVTWFGGYISLRFDILGCSMNEQ; encoded by the exons ATGTCCTTTATCTTTCTTGAAATATTGGTACTTAGTTTAATAGCAACAAAAGCTGAGTCAAAAGACAACTTTCGAGCCAAAGTATATACAGggaaagaagtcaaaacaacgAATTCAACTACCTTGGGAGTTTCTCTTATACAATGTCAAAACATGTGTGTCTTGGCTAGAAGGATGGGCACGAGCAACATTTGCGGATATGACAAAGTgtcaaaaacatgtttctatAGTTTTGACACCGAATATGACGTCCTCAGTACTTCTGAAGTCACGAAGGTCGTGCTGATACCTGTTGAAG ATGCCTGTCAGAGTTCAGAGTACCTAGTAAACGGAATGGAGCCTGTGTCCGACGACCAGATAACCGCCTCGTCAGTGTTTAATGAGGCGCATGACACAAACGGTTCCCGACTCCATTCCGTGACGACTAGTTCACGTGTTGGTGCATGGGTTGCTGGGACAGCCGACACAAATCAGTACATACAG GTGCAGTTCAATTGCCCTAACCACGTGATAGGTGTGGCTATGCAAGGTCGACCAGGGCCAGACCCGAATTCCTACGTCGGAGTTGGTTGTTGTTACCAACGTGTGACCGCGTACAAACTTCTCTACAGTGGTGACTGTGTTAACTATCTCACGATCAGGGACTCCAGTGGGTCggatgtg ATATTGGACGGGAACACGGATCAGGAAACGGTTGTTACATCGATGTTGCCAAGTCCGGTAACCGCTCTCTGTGTCAGAATCAACCCAGTCACGTGGTTTGGTGGCTATATCAGCCTGAGGTTCGATATTCTCGGATGTTCCATGAATGAGCAGTAG